The Haloimpatiens sp. FM7315 genome contains a region encoding:
- a CDS encoding replication initiation protein: MDKNYIVTKANTLITANYNLSLQEQKLILTLASMVQPQDVDFKEYMFKIKDFMVILGVDTKTKYTEIPRITKELMKKVFEIREGKDILQLSWLSSARYKAGEGLVILKFDSSLKPYMLQLKKLYTSYKLDNILSLKSKYSLRLFEILKSNQFKKCWEIDLEELRKLLGAYEKSYSIYQNVKNRIILQAKKELKEKTDISFDFEEIKTGRKVTSIKFYIKPNKKSNIEDKNKNEIALGKVEEQSVEDPKTLTEEMEKINIVKESIKIIEKVDITNFEAKKILAAAGGDIIKITNKIDIIKKTNKEIRNLVGLLITALKEDYTQPKQTKGSKGSTFNDYEQRKYDYDDLEKNY; the protein is encoded by the coding sequence ATGGATAAAAATTATATAGTAACTAAGGCGAATACTTTAATAACTGCGAATTATAATTTAAGTCTGCAGGAGCAGAAACTAATATTAACGCTTGCCTCAATGGTGCAACCACAAGATGTAGACTTTAAAGAATATATGTTCAAAATAAAAGATTTTATGGTAATTTTAGGTGTTGATACTAAAACTAAATATACGGAAATACCCAGAATAACTAAGGAGTTAATGAAAAAGGTATTTGAGATAAGAGAAGGAAAAGATATTCTTCAATTATCCTGGTTGAGTAGTGCGAGATATAAAGCTGGTGAGGGGTTGGTTATATTAAAGTTTGATTCTTCTTTAAAACCATATATGCTACAATTAAAAAAACTTTATACAAGTTATAAACTAGATAATATTTTATCGTTAAAAAGTAAATATTCGCTTAGATTATTTGAAATTTTAAAATCAAATCAATTTAAAAAGTGTTGGGAAATTGATTTGGAAGAGTTAAGAAAATTGCTTGGAGCATATGAAAAGTCTTATTCAATTTATCAAAATGTTAAAAATAGAATTATACTTCAAGCCAAAAAAGAACTTAAAGAAAAAACAGATATAAGTTTTGATTTTGAAGAAATAAAGACGGGCAGAAAAGTTACTAGCATTAAATTCTATATAAAACCTAATAAAAAATCTAATATAGAAGATAAAAATAAAAATGAAATTGCTTTAGGTAAAGTAGAAGAACAAAGCGTAGAAGATCCCAAAACTTTAACAGAGGAAATGGAGAAAATAAATATCGTAAAGGAAAGCATAAAAATTATAGAGAAGGTAGATATAACGAATTTTGAAGCTAAAAAAATATTAGCGGCAGCGGGCGGAGATATTATTAAAATAACAAATAAAATAGATATAATTAAAAAAACTAATAAAGAAATAAGAAATTTAGTAGGCTTATTAATTACGGCGTTAAAAGAAGATTATACGCAACCAAAACAAACTAAAGGTAGCAAAGGTAGTACTTTTAATGATTATGAGCAGCGTAAGTATGATTATGATGATTTGGAAAAAAATTACTAG